The genomic interval ATAAAAAATTAGAGTTTCTCCCTTTGATATCTGCACAGGCGTGGTCGTCCATTTCGATCACGCGATCTGGGGCAGGAATGGGGCAGATGGATAGAGCGTCTTTCTCTGCGATGGGTCCTCTGTCGGAATCTTCGAACAAGAAGCAAAGCGCGGCAGTAGAGAGCGCAAAGGAGCCAACCATGTTGAAACAAAATCAAAATAAGCGCTTCATAGGACAGATCCTGATCGACGGTGGATTTCTGCCGCTGCAAAACATCGAAGCAGCGTTGGAAGAACAAAAGAAGACCAACGAACTTTTAGGTCAGGTGCTGGTCAGGATGAATATCCTTGATCCGGTGGACATCACGGTGGCCCTTTCAGTACAGGACCACCTCGACCGCGTTGAGGATGCTGTAAAGATCGCCGCCGGCGTTCGCCGGATGCTGGGAGACCTGCTCGTCCAGGCCGGACACATCACCAGCGAACAGCTTGAGCAGGCCATTATTGAGCAGAAGAGAAGCGGCGAGAAGCTTGGCGAGGTTCTGGTGCGCCAAGGCCTGCTTACAAAGAGAGAGCTGAACGGCGTGCTTGATTATCAACAGAGGCAAAGTATCGCAACACCTGCGCCCGGCCCGCTCAGGCTCGGAGAAATACTGGTATCTGCAGGCACCATCTCGCGCGGGCAGCTTGATGATGCCCTCCGCAAGCAGACCAGTTCCCGGAAAAAGCTCGGCGAGGTTCTCGTTGAAGAGGGGTATGCCCTGCCCCATCACATACATCACGGCATGCGCTTGCAGGAGATGCTCCTGACCGCAGTACTGATCGCGGTTTTTGCAGCATGTGGCAGCTGAGTCCGTATATCAGACTTAAGCACCCGGCGGCAAGCGGTGATTTTGATGTTACGGTTACCGAATTATCGCAGGGGTTCCGTACCGGCGGGGGTGCCCTTCTCTCGTCGGACCGGACAAGGAAAAAGGCGGTGAGCAATCACCGCCTTTTTGCGTTTATAGGGTTTTTCTGAGGAGGGGGCGGGGACGCCGGCACGTCTTAGAGGTGCGCCCGCGGTTTTGGTTCAGCAAGGGCGTTCTTGTGTATGGATGGGACATCGTCATTCTTGTACGTTCCGACCGTACCGAGCTTCCAGGTGTAGACCCTGCCGCACTGCGCGCACGAGGCTCCGGAGAGAGACTCTTTGCAGACCGGGCAGTAGATGGAGTAGTGTCGCGAAAGCAGTTGTTCATGCTCGGAAAGGTTAACCTGTTTGCCGCAGCACTTGAACTCATCCTCAAGATCAGCTCCGCACAAGCACCGCCTGTCCATCGGCCAGGGAAGCATCCCTTCCAGCGAGTAGACGGCCTGACCCAGAACCTCCACGAGTTCGTCGTTTGCGGCATCGTTAAAGAAGGATTCAGTGAGCTTCTCGCGGATGCTGATCATCAGGTGGTCCTCTTTGAGGAAGCGCAGTATCTTTCGCAGGCGTTCTTCACCCCTGCCGATGCGGGAAAGCGTGCGC from Nitrospirota bacterium carries:
- a CDS encoding CpXC domain-containing protein — encoded protein: MYKVVYTIVMFNLMTKQAETFSRDTFRCGNCNQDFEARIITWVDVSKTPQAKQALLKWEFNLLQCTHCGFRNFSGSPFFYEDFEEGLLVAVFPGIPDKRGEIEKSIRAKYGYYPVLEFFYDMTQLWMLIYFQEHYHSNRNLRTLSRIGRGEERLRKILRFLKEDHLMISIREKLTESFFNDAANDELVEVLGQAVYSLEGMLPWPMDRRCLCGADLEDEFKCCGKQVNLSEHEQLLSRHYSIYCPVCKESLSGASCAQCGRVYTWKLGTVGTYKNDDVPSIHKNALAEPKPRAHL